The genomic interval TTGAGCACTCCCGCATTGCTATCAGCACGAGCAACTGTACGCACACGATTCACATCATCATCTGTGCCCAGTTTTTTACCCAAGTATGCCTCTACAACCTGAGGATTATTGCGCACTTCATCAGGAGTTCCCATGGCAATAATTTTTCCGCCATCCATAGCAATAACGCGATCAGAAACAGTAGCCACTAAATCCATTTTGTGCTCAACAAGTAAAATGGTATGTCCCTGTTCTTTTAAGTACAGCAACTGCTGTAAAACTTCTGCTGTTTCCGACTGATTCATACCAGCCGTCGGCTCATCGAGAAGCAGAATTTCTGGCTCGCTAATATGTGCGCGCGCAATTTCTGTACGCCGTCTATTCGCGTACGACAGCGTGTAAGTTGCATCATGCACACGAGAGCCTAAACGCTCACGATAATAATCAATTTCGCGTTCAATGCGTAAGTTCACATCTTTCTTTTCGCGCTTGACTGCAGGAGTGGTTACCAAAGCCGACGCTGTTTCCGCTAACAAACTCAGCCAGCGCACGACTGGAAGATGTTGCACAGCAGCCAGCGGACGCGATGCCGATAATTTTTTGTGATACCCCAGAGCAATATTTTCTTGAACTGTTAAAGAACCAAAAACGCGACCATTTTGAAAAGTGCGCGCCAAACCACGTTCAGCAACCTCAGCGGCAGGCAGGCCTGCCACTGCTTGATCATTAATATCAATTAAGCCATCGTCAGGCTCCAAAAAACCAGAGATGAGGTTAATAGTCGTCGATTTTCCCGAGCCATTAGGACCAATCAGAGAAATAACTTCTCCTCGATGCAGATTAAAGGACACATTATCCACGGCTTTAAGTCCATCAAAAGATTTTTTCAGTTCACGCACTCGCAACACAACAGGAGCTGCTAAGACGCGCGCTCTATGCTCTTGTGCGCTGAGCTCTTCGTAGTGTTCACCTTCATGTATTTCTGTATAGCTTTTTGTCATGCTGTTACCGCCTGTTTTTTATCGCTGGAAGTTTTCTGCTGAGCTTGAGCAACGGTTCGAGACCACAATCCTTGAGGACGGAATTGAATAATAAGAACAAGCAAAAGACCGTAAATAATGCTTCGCCAACTTGATGCAAAGCGCAGAATTTCTGGAAGTCCAATCAGAATAGTTGAACCGATGACTGCACCAACAGGTGAGTTCATACCTCCCAGCACGATGATAGTCAGGAAAAGTGTGGACATAGTTGGCGTGAAGATTGTCGGATCAATATAGGTGTACTGATGAGCTAGTAATGCTCCTGCCAATCCTGCAAAGAATCCGGCAATAGCATATGCCAATGCTTTATAAGCATTCGAGCGAATACCCAAGGCTTCCGCAGCATCTTGATCGGCTCCAACCGCGGAAAACACATGACCCACATGCGAGGCGTGTAATCGAGAAACC from Alloscardovia omnicolens carries:
- a CDS encoding ATP-binding cassette domain-containing protein; translated protein: MTKSYTEIHEGEHYEELSAQEHRARVLAAPVVLRVRELKKSFDGLKAVDNVSFNLHRGEVISLIGPNGSGKSTTINLISGFLEPDDGLIDINDQAVAGLPAAEVAERGLARTFQNGRVFGSLTVQENIALGYHKKLSASRPLAAVQHLPVVRWLSLLAETASALVTTPAVKREKKDVNLRIEREIDYYRERLGSRVHDATYTLSYANRRRTEIARAHISEPEILLLDEPTAGMNQSETAEVLQQLLYLKEQGHTILLVEHKMDLVATVSDRVIAMDGGKIIAMGTPDEVRNNPQVVEAYLGKKLGTDDDVNRVRTVARADSNAGVLNQQNALNDADRTHIGETETPALLTMKDVNVYYGQVHALQDVNITIPQGAIVSLLGGNASGKSTTMKTLLGINTVTSGSLTYQGKDITHASTRQRVIQGIAAVPEARRIFPEMTIYENLLTGAYTQHDKKQISQDVEAMYERFPRLKERRNQLAGTMSGGEQQMLAFARALMSHPQLICMDEPTMGLSPRLVEDVLEQIARLRDELGVSVLMVEQQAQLALSIADYGYVLQSGRIRLAGTGQDLLHDPRVQQAYLGGATA